DNA from Pirellulales bacterium:
GCGCCACTTCGTAGGTTGTCGTCCCTCCATCGAACAGCAGCGTATCTCCGCTGTCGATCAATTCGGCCGTCTGGCGTGCAATCGCTCGCTTCAAATCCCAACTACCAGGCAATCGTTCCTCGAAATGCGGCAGCTTCGGCGAACTACCGGTGTAAAACACACCGCCATGTGTCCGCTTGGCAGAACCCGACTCTTCGAGATAATCCAAGTCGCGGCGAATAGTCGATTCCGAGACGCCCAGCGTGTCTTTGAGTTCTGGCAACGACGCAAAGCCGCGTACCTGAATCAGTTCCAACAGCCGAGTACGGCGTTCATCGACAAACACCCATTCGCCTCCCACGGACTACCGATTCCAGGCCGACAAACCGCGAGTAGTTAACCTAGAAAGCTGAACACTACAAACAAGTATGCCATTCTATTTGGTTGATTTCAATCGTTAAATGATTGAATTCCGTCAATAAAACTGTAAAGCCCCAATTGAAATCGACCAAATGCGTTTGTTTGACCGTCCAATTTTTATTGAACCGCGAAGCCATACTCTTGCGAACACCATGACGATGACGCCTGTGCTACAACTATCGAAGCAACTGGCAGAAATGCCGCAAGTCCTTGATAATAAAAGATTTGCTATTCGACAATTTGTATCAGGCGATGTACAATTGTGGCTGGAGCTACGCGACCAAAGCTTTGCCCGCGAACAGCTCGGCGTGCGAAAATGGACGCAGTTTGATTTTGCGACCGAATTCACTCATCGTTGGTGGTGGGATCCTTCCAAAATGTGGGTTGCGGAAGCGAATTCCGAGCAGTCCTCAGCACGGCTGCTTGGAAGTGTTGCTCTGGCCATGCGGGGTCAGCCGTCGAATGTGAAGCCGGTCGTCCACTGGCTGATGGTCTCCCCGGAAGTTCGGCGGCAAGGCCTTGCGCGCTCACTCATGTCTCACTTGGAGCTCGCTGCCTACGAAGCGGGGAATCGGGAAATCTGGCTCGAAACCCATTCTGCCTGGCGAGCCGCCGCACGATTTTACCACGCGCTCGGTTACTGTTCATCCGATTGAGGCCCTGCCGGCTAGTTATTCAAGGTCGCTCGATGCGGATGCTCGCTACTGAGCAGCGAATGACGTGAATTTCTTGGAAACTGGTCTTCGTCGCTGCGCTCGCAGGCGAGCCGGGCTGTCGCCGCATATTGCCTAAGGAGGAAATTTTATTGTTTGTGCCAAATGAAAAGACAATATCTGTGAACTTCTATCTTATTTGGTATAATTCTCCGCTTAGTTTCACTCGCCGCCAGCAGGTATATTCTTTCTCTCCAAACCGCAAACTGCGACCCATCGACTACGCTGTTGCCCCATCAGGCGACCGTTGATTCCTAGCCAATCTAATTCCTCATGAAGCTCCGCGTCGGCCTCGTTGGACTCGGAAAAGCATGGGAAGTTCGCTACCGTCCGGCACTACGGGCATTGGCTGATAAGTTTGAAGTTCGTGCGGTTTGCGAACAAGTGGGAATGCGCGCC
Protein-coding regions in this window:
- a CDS encoding GNAT family N-acetyltransferase codes for the protein MTPVLQLSKQLAEMPQVLDNKRFAIRQFVSGDVQLWLELRDQSFAREQLGVRKWTQFDFATEFTHRWWWDPSKMWVAEANSEQSSARLLGSVALAMRGQPSNVKPVVHWLMVSPEVRRQGLARSLMSHLELAAYEAGNREIWLETHSAWRAAARFYHALGYCSSD